Proteins from one Nakamurella multipartita DSM 44233 genomic window:
- a CDS encoding asparagine synthase-related protein: MAGRIGTKRAGLGLSGGLDSRAIAGGCVDHGFRPATFTYGNVHTNEGRVSSHVAEVLGLDHTIIPVRQDCLLRDTSRAVSLLDGAHSPAEMYELWFCDVLRNFADVVINGLDGDVFWGNDKALGVVGSDGILHAQLRRYGPELARLREFLAPDFGNWATDQFTRSLDESMTEWDLSSRADMVVFWRIYNRQLRWGNALTTALRRSGLRTELPFRDSRFLRFSARLTPAQRRNGQLYLETHRRLFSQISGIARSSDGNAPDHLDHVYWSGESPYTRQLARLAMRHPVSAARRAARQLEKVAVNRSPDWLPLVPWKNRSVSRSSIFPADLWLRTSRIYRERLLELLESSPTLSIFSSLAIDQFADSIRSGQANSGALLLAKIATLQAWFADYSRREASRQLLT, encoded by the coding sequence ATGGCCGGGCGCATTGGTACGAAGAGAGCTGGTCTTGGCCTTAGTGGTGGACTGGACAGCCGAGCGATCGCGGGCGGATGCGTGGATCACGGATTCCGACCTGCGACGTTTACCTATGGCAACGTGCACACGAATGAAGGGCGGGTGTCTTCACATGTCGCCGAGGTTCTCGGGCTCGACCACACCATAATACCGGTGCGACAGGACTGCTTACTCAGGGACACGTCCAGGGCCGTTAGCCTACTCGACGGCGCGCATAGTCCAGCAGAGATGTACGAATTGTGGTTCTGCGATGTCCTTAGAAACTTTGCCGACGTCGTTATCAATGGTCTCGACGGAGATGTATTCTGGGGCAATGACAAGGCCCTAGGGGTCGTCGGGTCAGACGGCATTCTCCACGCCCAGCTTCGCCGGTATGGTCCGGAGCTTGCCAGGCTTCGAGAATTCCTCGCTCCGGACTTCGGAAATTGGGCTACGGATCAATTTACGCGGAGTCTAGACGAGTCTATGACCGAGTGGGATCTGTCCTCGCGGGCTGACATGGTGGTATTCTGGCGAATTTACAACCGTCAGCTCAGGTGGGGGAACGCTCTCACTACCGCCCTACGGCGCTCGGGCCTACGAACAGAGCTTCCTTTCCGCGATTCTCGGTTCCTACGCTTCAGCGCCAGACTCACACCCGCACAGCGACGGAATGGTCAGCTCTACCTTGAAACGCACCGGAGACTCTTCTCGCAGATCTCAGGGATCGCGCGTAGTAGTGATGGGAACGCACCCGACCACCTGGATCATGTCTATTGGTCTGGAGAATCCCCTTATACTAGACAACTGGCGCGTTTGGCAATGCGGCACCCAGTATCGGCGGCGCGACGAGCGGCTCGCCAACTCGAAAAAGTGGCTGTGAACAGATCCCCCGATTGGTTGCCACTGGTTCCATGGAAGAATCGTAGCGTCTCGCGCTCTTCTATTTTTCCCGCGGATCTCTGGTTGAGGACCAGTCGCATCTACCGAGAACGACTGCTTGAATTGCTCGAATCGTCGCCAACTCTCTCCATCTTCTCATCGCTTGCCATAGACCAGTTCGCTGACAGCATCAGGAGTGGTCAGGCGAATAGTGGGGCACTCCTGCTCGCAAAGATTGCGACATTGCAGGCTTGGTTCGCGGATTACTCTCGGCGAGAGGCTTCCCGCCAATTGCTCACATGA
- a CDS encoding glycosyltransferase family 2 protein, whose translation MATQTKVGKPPNQARYGAASQVVTSLPPPANLMATGSSEPDVVVVCVTYNSSAVIEALLAALPSALESIATCRVVIVDNDSSDGTPAIVKQRAPWVRLIEAGSNSGYAGGINIALRNGLGSRGVYILNPDAVPSPGSVVRLLDAVESAPGVGIAVPAVLAVDGTLKFSLRREPTIMRAVGEALLGGHRAARFPKLGDMIRNPAYYCDGATADWATGAAMLVSRATIDAIGEWDERFWLYSEETDYALRLADAGSRLCLVMSAEVRHPGGSMSTSPYLWSLVAINRTRLYRKRHSLVPSLFYWLVVLGNEAVRSLLGRPTHRAAVKALLKVGPNPPAELSTPALM comes from the coding sequence ATGGCGACGCAAACTAAAGTTGGTAAGCCGCCGAATCAGGCTCGCTATGGGGCGGCCAGCCAAGTGGTAACCTCGTTGCCCCCGCCCGCGAACCTGATGGCTACTGGTTCATCAGAACCTGATGTCGTCGTCGTGTGTGTTACCTATAACAGTTCCGCTGTTATCGAAGCATTGCTGGCTGCGCTGCCGTCTGCGCTGGAATCGATCGCGACCTGCCGCGTCGTCATTGTCGATAACGATTCGAGCGATGGCACGCCCGCGATCGTTAAGCAGAGAGCACCGTGGGTGCGACTGATCGAAGCAGGATCGAATTCAGGATACGCTGGTGGCATCAACATTGCCCTGCGAAATGGTCTAGGCTCCCGGGGGGTCTACATTCTCAACCCTGACGCAGTTCCTTCGCCCGGCAGCGTCGTGAGGTTGCTTGACGCCGTCGAAAGCGCTCCAGGTGTTGGGATTGCAGTGCCAGCCGTGCTGGCCGTAGACGGAACCCTCAAGTTCTCTCTTCGCCGCGAACCCACGATCATGCGCGCAGTCGGAGAGGCTCTTCTCGGCGGGCATCGCGCAGCACGCTTTCCCAAGCTCGGGGATATGATCAGAAATCCTGCATACTACTGCGACGGCGCAACCGCCGATTGGGCCACTGGAGCAGCGATGCTTGTCTCTCGGGCAACCATCGATGCGATCGGTGAATGGGACGAGCGGTTCTGGCTCTACTCGGAGGAGACTGACTATGCGCTGCGCCTTGCAGATGCCGGCTCTCGCCTTTGCCTTGTCATGAGTGCGGAGGTCAGGCACCCCGGAGGTTCAATGAGCACCTCGCCATACCTATGGAGCTTGGTCGCGATCAACCGGACTCGACTCTACCGAAAGCGTCACTCATTGGTTCCTAGCCTATTCTATTGGTTGGTCGTGTTGGGGAATGAAGCGGTGAGGAGCCTCTTAGGCCGACCCACTCATCGCGCTGCGGTTAAGGCTCTACTGAAGGTTGGACCCAACCCTCCTGCTGAATTGTCCACGCCTGCGCTCATGTGA
- a CDS encoding glycosyltransferase family A protein, translating to MGGRADIVMITYRSAMYIRLSLPRLLETLGDDDRVWLWHNGDDEATIEALRPFVSDDRVAHYHHSRENVRLREPTNWLWQNSRARFVSKVDDDCLVSPGWLDTFASAHMANPEFGVIGSWRHPEEDFRPELARRKIQAFAGGHSLMRNNWVQGSGYLMPRARVDANGPLGESESFTGYCMRLAEAGAVNGFYYPFVPEDHMDDPRSPHTLIHSDQDLLDRMPLSARANGVMTVEQWTAQLQQSAIVLQTASLDPRTYSGWRRKLKLVSRRIRLAMGRPAKW from the coding sequence ATGGGCGGCCGTGCCGACATCGTCATGATCACGTATCGCAGCGCGATGTACATCCGCCTCTCGCTTCCTCGCTTGCTTGAGACCCTCGGCGATGACGATCGGGTTTGGCTGTGGCACAATGGCGACGACGAGGCGACGATTGAGGCGCTTCGCCCCTTTGTTTCTGACGACCGCGTTGCACATTATCACCACAGTCGTGAAAATGTTCGGCTACGTGAGCCAACGAACTGGCTGTGGCAGAATTCACGGGCGCGGTTCGTGTCCAAAGTCGATGACGATTGCCTTGTTTCCCCCGGCTGGCTCGACACCTTCGCTTCAGCTCACATGGCAAACCCAGAGTTTGGGGTGATTGGAAGCTGGCGACATCCCGAGGAAGATTTTCGACCCGAGCTAGCGCGCCGAAAGATCCAGGCTTTTGCTGGTGGTCACTCATTGATGCGCAACAACTGGGTCCAAGGGAGTGGCTACCTGATGCCACGCGCAAGGGTCGATGCGAATGGGCCACTCGGAGAAAGCGAGTCCTTCACAGGATACTGCATGCGCTTGGCCGAGGCAGGCGCGGTTAATGGCTTCTATTATCCGTTCGTGCCCGAGGATCACATGGATGATCCGCGGTCACCGCACACATTGATCCATAGCGACCAAGATCTATTAGATCGAATGCCGTTGTCCGCTAGAGCCAACGGAGTCATGACGGTCGAGCAGTGGACAGCTCAACTTCAGCAGAGCGCCATAGTGCTACAAACCGCATCGCTTGATCCCCGGACCTACTCCGGATGGCGACGCAAACTAAAGTTGGTAAGCCGCCGAATCAGGCTCGCTATGGGGCGGCCAGCCAAGTGGTAA
- a CDS encoding IS701 family transposase, translating to MTRADLDTWNAGLEDLLARMTPIFYRTESRRHAEQYLRGLLSPLQRKNGWTIAEHVGESEPKALQRFLNISPWDVEQLLVLNRDYVMGHLASPEAILVADPTGFAKKGKKSVGVQRQYSGTLGRIDNCQIATFLAYVTPGRDRVLIDRRLYLPEKSWLADPARCAEAGVTADTVFRTRPEQVIEMIKVARAADVPFAWFTADEEFGQNPGLREYLENTGISYVMAIPKNTTFTDHTGRSRPVSEIPLSLKPTAWQRRACGIGAKGYRVYDWVLIETDDPSNQFMIRRSTDNGELAFYHCHNPNRTGFGQLVTVAGARWPIEECFGASKNETGLDQYQVRKHNAWHRHITLAMLAHSFLTITAHQAKKGDPDHHPTVPPDSPKSSGASSRSPSPKYVDS from the coding sequence GTGACCCGAGCCGACCTGGATACATGGAATGCCGGCCTGGAGGACCTGCTCGCCCGGATGACCCCGATATTCTATCGAACCGAATCACGAAGACACGCCGAACAATACCTGCGTGGTCTGCTGTCGCCGCTGCAACGCAAGAACGGGTGGACGATCGCCGAACACGTCGGCGAATCCGAGCCCAAGGCCTTACAACGGTTCCTGAACATCTCACCGTGGGACGTCGAGCAGTTGCTGGTCCTGAACCGTGATTATGTCATGGGTCATCTGGCGTCTCCGGAGGCGATCCTGGTCGCCGATCCGACCGGGTTCGCGAAGAAGGGCAAAAAATCGGTCGGTGTCCAACGACAGTATTCGGGGACGTTGGGGCGGATCGACAACTGCCAGATCGCGACCTTCCTGGCTTACGTCACTCCCGGCCGGGACCGGGTGCTGATCGATCGGCGGCTCTACCTGCCGGAGAAGTCCTGGCTGGCCGACCCGGCGCGATGCGCAGAAGCGGGAGTGACTGCCGACACCGTGTTCCGGACCAGACCGGAGCAGGTCATCGAGATGATCAAGGTGGCCCGCGCGGCCGACGTGCCGTTCGCCTGGTTCACCGCGGACGAGGAATTCGGACAGAACCCGGGGCTGCGGGAATACCTCGAAAACACCGGCATCAGCTACGTGATGGCCATCCCGAAGAACACCACGTTCACCGACCACACCGGCCGTTCACGTCCAGTCTCAGAAATTCCCCTTTCGTTGAAGCCGACCGCCTGGCAACGTCGCGCCTGCGGCATCGGCGCGAAAGGATACCGCGTCTACGACTGGGTCCTGATCGAAACCGACGACCCTTCCAACCAATTCATGATCCGCCGCTCGACCGACAACGGTGAACTTGCCTTCTACCACTGCCACAACCCGAACCGCACCGGATTCGGTCAACTCGTCACCGTGGCCGGCGCTCGATGGCCGATCGAGGAATGTTTCGGCGCCAGCAAGAACGAAACCGGTCTTGATCAATACCAGGTCCGAAAACACAACGCATGGCATCGCCACATCACCCTGGCCATGCTCGCCCACTCCTTCCTCACGATCACCGCACATCAGGCCAAAAAGGGGGATCCGGACCACCACCCGACGGTTCCCCCGGACTCGCCGAAAAGCTCCGGCGCCTCATCGCGCTCACCGTCGCCGAAATACGTCGACTCCTGA
- a CDS encoding glycosyltransferase, producing the protein MVSIVIPAHNEERGIPRLLEALGVPNEGSFEVIVVANGCNDATVEIATKLGATVIETPEPSKIKAIALGDTAATTFPRLYVDGDVMIDTDSVVALCERLTGGVHAAGPERILPMGGVSLPVRWYYDIWGRLDGVRTELYGRGVIAVDQIGHARLADWQDVMADDGLIAMSFAPHERVVVRNARVTIWPPKTYRDLLRRRIRVATGNAMMAGQPSFERPSGASARWMLRLAVTQPVLLPKIAVFAGTTAIVRLRKRLSRRTSDRVWLRDESSRV; encoded by the coding sequence ATGGTGAGCATCGTCATCCCCGCGCACAACGAAGAGCGGGGCATTCCTCGCTTGCTGGAAGCCCTCGGCGTACCGAACGAAGGGTCGTTTGAGGTGATTGTCGTCGCTAACGGCTGCAACGATGCCACCGTGGAGATCGCGACCAAGTTGGGCGCAACCGTCATCGAGACGCCGGAGCCGTCGAAGATTAAGGCTATCGCCCTGGGTGATACGGCCGCCACGACCTTCCCACGGTTGTACGTCGACGGCGACGTCATGATCGACACGGACAGCGTGGTGGCACTCTGCGAGCGGCTGACAGGCGGGGTCCACGCTGCCGGACCCGAGAGGATTCTGCCAATGGGGGGAGTGTCGTTGCCAGTCCGCTGGTACTACGACATCTGGGGGCGCCTCGACGGAGTACGGACGGAGCTATATGGACGCGGCGTCATTGCAGTCGATCAGATCGGGCACGCACGATTGGCGGACTGGCAGGATGTGATGGCGGACGATGGTCTGATTGCGATGAGTTTCGCGCCGCATGAGCGGGTGGTTGTGCGCAACGCCCGCGTGACGATCTGGCCACCGAAGACCTATCGAGATCTTCTCCGTCGGCGGATCCGGGTTGCGACAGGCAACGCGATGATGGCCGGCCAGCCATCGTTCGAACGTCCTTCGGGCGCCTCGGCAAGATGGATGCTCCGCCTAGCCGTGACGCAGCCGGTGCTCCTCCCCAAGATCGCTGTCTTTGCTGGGACCACCGCGATCGTCCGTCTTCGAAAGAGACTGTCCCGGCGCACTTCCGACCGAGTCTGGTTGCGCGATGAGAGTAGTCGGGTCTGA
- a CDS encoding fascin domain-containing protein — protein sequence MTAGSADAVALHERPLTSSAGIQNERGEPTNGAVALRAEVNGRYVVAENAGQSPLIANRSAVGPWESFDMIQINSTDIALRAQANRKYVCAESGGANPLISNRDAAGAWETFQLIHNSDGTVSLRSRANGRIVTAESAGDAPLIANRTDVGPWEKFTLVQLGTSQPNPGGAASPVIDAAWPTPDSTGPRQSSQRTTGNLSSSAAGELISRVTVAGRLTIRHDNVTVRDVTVNGTGTYMIQVLKKSDGTCPRNVRIEYTEINGTNAAENDIPLYSPDCGYVFDHGYIHNVGRTSRLVNDTTISNSYVFSNRTGSSGAHRGAVGTNGGNNNQIINNVLMCEGVGCSAAIPMYGDFMPVTGLLVQHNLLATTGSYCAYGGSVDSKPYPNGSNIRFIDNHFSTRYFPTCGRYGPITGFDNGVRGNVWTGNVWHETGRAASAN from the coding sequence GTGACGGCTGGATCCGCAGACGCTGTCGCGCTGCACGAACGCCCCCTCACGAGTTCAGCCGGGATTCAGAACGAGCGTGGTGAACCGACCAACGGAGCGGTGGCTCTCAGAGCGGAAGTCAATGGCCGCTATGTAGTCGCAGAGAACGCCGGCCAATCGCCCCTGATCGCAAACCGCTCTGCGGTCGGCCCGTGGGAAAGCTTCGACATGATCCAGATCAATAGCACAGATATCGCGCTGCGCGCCCAAGCCAATCGCAAATACGTCTGCGCTGAGTCGGGCGGTGCGAACCCCTTGATCAGTAATCGTGACGCTGCCGGCGCTTGGGAAACATTTCAATTAATTCACAATTCCGACGGCACTGTAAGCCTAAGATCACGCGCCAATGGTCGCATCGTCACGGCTGAAAGCGCCGGAGACGCACCCCTCATTGCGAATCGTACGGACGTTGGCCCTTGGGAAAAATTCACGCTTGTCCAGTTAGGCACTTCTCAGCCAAACCCCGGCGGAGCGGCGTCTCCGGTCATTGATGCTGCGTGGCCCACCCCAGATTCCACCGGCCCACGACAGTCATCGCAACGCACCACCGGAAACCTCTCCTCATCCGCCGCCGGAGAACTCATCTCCCGCGTCACGGTCGCCGGCCGCCTCACAATCCGCCACGACAACGTCACCGTACGTGACGTGACAGTGAACGGAACCGGCACCTACATGATCCAAGTGCTCAAGAAATCAGACGGCACCTGCCCACGCAACGTCCGCATCGAGTACACCGAGATCAACGGCACAAACGCCGCAGAAAATGACATCCCGCTGTACTCACCAGACTGCGGATACGTCTTCGACCACGGCTACATCCACAACGTCGGCCGCACATCACGACTGGTCAACGACACAACCATCAGCAACTCCTACGTCTTCTCGAACCGCACCGGATCCTCAGGCGCACACCGCGGCGCCGTCGGCACCAACGGCGGCAACAACAACCAGATCATCAACAACGTGCTGATGTGCGAGGGCGTCGGCTGCTCGGCAGCCATCCCAATGTACGGAGACTTCATGCCCGTAACAGGCCTGCTAGTCCAACACAACCTGCTAGCCACCACAGGCTCCTACTGCGCATACGGCGGCTCCGTCGACTCAAAGCCCTACCCGAACGGATCAAACATCCGCTTCATCGACAACCACTTCTCCACACGATACTTCCCAACCTGCGGACGATACGGCCCCATCACCGGCTTCGACAACGGAGTCCGCGGCAACGTCTGGACCGGCAACGTCTGGCACGAAACCGGCCGAGCAGCCAGCGCCAACTAA